In the genome of Tripterygium wilfordii isolate XIE 37 chromosome 19, ASM1340144v1, whole genome shotgun sequence, one region contains:
- the LOC119985785 gene encoding probable LRR receptor-like serine/threonine-protein kinase At1g53430 gives MRFCWLREMGFVLSVSMAFSAFVFGFVALNGLVEFRSNAQLLPVEEVETLKTISAKLHNEHWNITRFSCGTVQWNTTLVFPNKIQSNVSCNCSFNNGSVCHITNILLKGYNVTGVLAEEFGNLTYLQELDLSRNYINGTIPASFARLPLTKLALIANRLSGTIPPEIGNIATLQELILEDNLLGGNLPENLGSLGNLKRLLLSANNFIGVIPQTYGKLRNLTDFRIDGSSLSGRIPDFIGNWTKLDRLDLQGTGLVGPIPQTISLLKNLTELRITDLNGSSSTFPNLLDMKNMERLILRNCLISDTIREYIGGMTELKELDLSFNRLTGEIPTTFQTLEKLDYMFLTNNSLTGEVPGWVLTSKKYLDLSYNNFTGSPKTGCEMPEVNLVSSHSSSQSNSVNWCLTKELLCSSKTQYHSLFINCGGGRLSFEGDDYEEDLNTRGPSTFNSVGQKWAYSSTGTYLNNDDAGFLATNSFSLNMSGAEFYKTARLAPLSLRYYGLCLRTGSYKVRLHFAEIMYSDDQKFSSLGRRIFDVSIQGQVVLGDFNIMEKARGVGKGIVMEFNNIHVNGSSLEIHLYWSGKGTTAVPDRGVYGPLISAISVTPNFKVDTGRLSTGAIVGIVIASFVSVILILFVLRMKGYLGGKYDEDKELRALDLQTGHFTLRQLKAATNNFDAANKIGEGGFGPVYKGKLSDGAVIAVKQLSSKSKQGNREFVNEIGMISALQHPNLVRLYGCCIEGNQLLLVYEYLENNSLARALFGPEDQRLNLNWETRKKICMDIARGLAYLHEESRLKIVHRDIKATNVLLDKDLTAKISDFGLAKLDEEENTHISTRIAGTIGYMAPEYAMRGYLTDKADVYSFGVVLLEIVSGKSNTNYRPKEEFVYLLDWAYVQQEQGNLLELVDPSLGSNYSPEEAVMMLNLALLCTNPSPTLRAPMSMVLSMLQGKIAVQAPLVKRGSNPDARFKAFEILSHDSQTNISAFSHNSQDQGSISIDGPWIDSSVSANSKDANESSSQPLAKDLADVKLD, from the exons ATGAGGTTTTGTTGGCTGAGAGAAATGGGTTTCGTTCTATCAGTCTCCATGGCATTCTCtgcttttgtttttggatttgtGGCTTTGAATGGTTTGGTGGAGTTTCGATCTAATGCTCAACTCTTGCCAGTGGAAGAAG TTGAAACTCTCAAAACAATATCTGCAAAATTGCATAATGAGCATTGGAACATTACTCGATTTTCTTGTGGTACTGTGCAATGGAACACAACCCTTGTCTTCCCTAACAAAATTCAAagcaacgtttcgtgcaactgttCATTTAACAATGGCAGCGTTTGCCATATCACTAACAT ATTGCTGAAGGGTTATAATGTAACTGGAGTCCTAGCTGAGGAATTTGGAAATCTTACATATCTGCAGGAACT TGATCTCTCTCGCAACTATATCAACGGAACAATCCCTGCTAGTTTTGCTCGACTACCTCTTACCAAGTT GGCCCTTATAGCAAACCGTCTCAGCGGTACAATTCCACCTGAAATTGGCAATATTGCTACACTACAAGAACT gaTCTTGGAGGATAATCTTCTCGGAGGAAATCTACCCGAAAACCTTGGAAGTTTGGGAAACTTGAAAAGACT CCTTCTTAGTGCAAATAATTTTATTGGAGTAATTCCACAAACATATGGAAAGTTGAGGAACTTAACGGATTT TAGGATAGATGGGAGTTCATTGTCAGGGAGGATACCGGATTTCATTGGCAACTGGACGAAGCTAGATCGACT AGATTTGCAAGGCACGGGGTTGGTGGGCCCTATTCCTCAAACGATATCCCTACTGAAAAACTTAACTGAACT GAGGATAACGGATCTAAATGGATCAAGTTCAACTTTCCCTAATCTTCTAGACATGAAAAACATGGAGCGACT GATACTGAGAAATTGCTTGATTAGTGATACAATTCGAGAATACATTGGGGGAATGACTGAATTGAAAGAACT AGATCTTAGTTTCAACAGGTTAACTGGTGAGATACCGACAACATTTCAGACTTTGGAAAAGCTAGATTACAT GTTTCTGACAAACAACTCACTTACTGGAGAAGTACCTGGATGGGTGTTGACCAGCAAGAAATATTT GGATTTATCATACAACAATTTCACAGGCTCACCTAAAACTGGTTGCGAGATGCCTGAAGT GAACTTAGTTTCAAGTCATTCATCTTCCCAGAGCAACTC GGTTAATTGGTGCTTAACTAAGGAGCTCTTGTGCTCCAGTAAAACTCAAT ACCATTCCTTGTTTATAAACTGTGGAGGTGGCAGGCTGAGTTTTGAGGGAGATGACTATGAGGAAGACCTAAATACAAGGGGGCCATCAACCTTCAATTCTGTAGGACAAAAATGGGCTTACAGTAGCACAGGGACCTATCTGAACAATGACGATGCTGGTTTCCTCGCAACAAACTCATTTTCTCTTAATATGAGTGGAGCAGAATTTTACAAAACTGCCCGTCTTGCTCCTCTATCACTCAGGTACTACGGCCTTTGCTTGCGAACGGGCAGTTATAAAGTGCGGCTCCACTTTGCGGAAATAATGTATTCTGATGATCAAAAATTTAGCAGCCTTGGGAGACGCATCTTCGATGTATCAATTCAA GGACAAGTAGTTTTAGGAGACTTCAATATCATGGAGAAAGCTAGAGGAGTTGGCAAGGGAATAGTTATGGAGTTTAATAATATTCATGTTAATGGTAGCAGTCTAGAGATCCACTTATACTGGTCAGGGAAAGGAACCACTGCGGTTCCTGACAGAGGTGTCTATGGACCACTTATATCAGCTATTTCAGTGACACCAA ACTTCAAAGTGGACACCGGACGTTTATCGACTGGAGCTATAGTTGGCATTGTAATTGCTTCATTTGTTAGTGTTATATTAATATTGTTCGTCCTCCGAATGAAAGGTTATTTGGGCGGGAAATATGACGAAGATAAAG AACTTCGTGCACTAGATCTCCAAACTGGTCATTTCACATTGAGACAACTTAAAGCAGCAACCAATAATTTTGACGCTGCAAATAAGATAGGGGAAGGAGGTTTTGGGCCAGTTTACAAG GGTAAGCTGTCGGATGGTGCTGTAATTGCTGTTAAGCAACTATCGTCGAAATCAAAACAAGGGAACCGGGAATTTGTAAACGAGATAGGCATGATATCTGCCTTACAACATCCAAATCTTGTGAGACTGTATGGCTGTTGTATTGAAGGAAACCAGTTGTTGCTAGTTTATGAGTACTTGGAAAACAACAGTCTTGCTCGCGCACTTTTTG GTCCTGAGGACCAACGGCTTAATTTGAACTGGGAAACGAGGAAGAAGATATGCATGGACATAGCAAGGGGATTGGCTTACCTTCACGAGGAATCGAGGTTGAAAATAGTACACAGAGACATAAAAGCAACGAATGTGCTGCTTGACAAGGACCTAACTGCTAAGATATCTGACTTTGGTTTGGCAAAACTCGATGAAGAAGAGAATACCCATATCAGCACACGAATAGCTGGAACAAT AGGTTATATGGCTCCTGAATATGCAATGAGGGGCTACCTGACTGACAAAGCAGATGTCTACAGCTTCGGAGTTGTTCTTTTAGAGATTGTTAGTGGGAAGAGCAACACAAATTACAGGCCAAAGGAGGAGTTTGTTTATCTTCTCGACTGG GCCTATGTCCAGCAAGAACAAGGAAACCTTCTCGAACTCGTAGATCCAAGCCTTGGTTCAAACTACTCTCCGGAAGAGGCAGTAATGATGCTTAACTTGGCACTATTGTGTACCAACCCATCCCCCACATTGAGGGCACCCATGTCTATGGTGTTGAGCATGCTGCAGGGCAAGATTGCAGTGCAAGCGCCGTTGGTAAAACGAGGTTCAAATCCAGATGCAAGGTTTAAGGCATTTGAGATACTTTCACATGACAGCCAAACAAATATCTCAGCATTCTCTCACAACAGTCAGGATCAGGGAAGCATATCAATTGATGGACCATGGATTGATTCCTCAGTTTCTGCCaacagtaaagatgcgaatgaaaGTTCGAGTCAGCCCCTTGCAAAGGATCTTGCTGATGTAAAATTAGATTGA
- the LOC119985786 gene encoding seipin-2-like, with amino-acid sequence MDESKTWKGDGDENFLRSQSLSVVLKLYLLKFVVYGAEKVLKDGKSVRLNSLAFDRPRSFSSKDLASSSKERRCRAVVNNALQENERNDEEYVNVSRLVNHPSLGGYSGGGLLPLNFFAYLAILPIKFMGFQINVLVSLLTFPIRLSYLSLMFFIFPIRSLKELRRCLIKRVFQMWDVRSKSVKQKAQKSMLNVAMRLGCGFFWSSYVFFLLLGLLVSGFVLGSLIVRQIAVQPIQITESLNFDYTKPSPVALVPIMSSPGMTDTMKQRGARAIPYNHKLRLTVSLTLPESEYNRKLGVFVVRVDFLSANGEVTASSSHPSMLRFKSEQLRHVEAIIRSAAIIPGLQSESQILNIKMKEFTEGLEPTAYLKVVLEQRAEFEYGAGIPEIYGATLVLESGLPLLKKSIWYWRRTILVWTSLTLFMLELMFILVFCKPLLKPRGRPGVVSSNRVSDLNNIVSWRKTGRD; translated from the exons ATGGATGaatcaaaaacttggaaaggtGATGGGGATGAAAATTTCTTGCGGTCGCAGAGTCTAAGTGTTGTACTAAAACTGTATCTGCTCAAATTTGTTGTGTATGGAGCTGAGAAGGTGCTTAAGGATGGAAAATCAGTGAGGCTGAATAGTCTTGCATTCGACCGGCCTAGGAGTTTTTCAAGCAAGGACTTGGCTTCTAGTTCAAAGGAGAGAAGATGCAGAGCAGTAGTTAACAATGCATTGCAAGAAAATGAAAGGAATGATGAAGAGTATGTGAATGTGTCAAGATTGGTAAATCATCCTTCATTGGGAGGCTACTCTGGTGGTGGACTATtgcctttgaatttttttgcttACCTTGCAATCTTGCCTATAAAATTCATGGGTTTTCAGATTAATGTGCTGGTTAGTCTTTTAACATTCCCAATTCGGCTATCTTATCTTTCATTGATGTTCTTCATCTTTCCGATTCGATCCCTGAAGGAGCTCAGAAGGTGTTTGATCAAAAGGGTGTTCCAAATGTGGGATGTGAGAAGTAAAAGTGTGAAACAGAAAGCTCAGAAGTCAATGTTGAATGTTGCAATGAGACTTGGTTGCGGATTCTTTTGGTCAAGCTATgtgtttttcttgcttttgggGCTATTGGTATCTGGTTTTGTACTTGGGAGTCTTATTGTAAGACAAATAGCAGTACAACCAATTCAGATAACAGAAAGCCTAAATTTCGATTACACCAAGCCTAGTCCGGTTGCTTTGGTCCCGATTATGTCTTCTCCTGGCATGACGGATACTATGAAGCAGCGCGGTGCTCGTGCCATTCCTTACAATCACAAGCTGCGGCTCACTGTTTCATTGACGCTGCCAGAGTCTGAATACAATCGGAAACTTGGCGTTTTCGTG GTGAGAGTCGATTTTCTATCGGCAAACGGTGAAGTCACTGCTAGTTCAAGCCATCCCAGCATGTTAAGGTTCAAAAGTGAACAACTCAGACATGTTGAAGCAATTATCAGGAGTGCAGCAATCATTCCTGGGCTGCAATCAGAATCGCAAATTCTCAACATAAAAATGAAGGAATTCACTGAAGGACTTGAACCGACTGCCTACTTGAAGGTTGTATTAGAACAGCGAGCGGAATtcgaatatggagcaggaataCCAGAAATATATGGTGCAACATTAGTACTCGAATCCGGGCTTCCACTGCTGAAAAAGAGCATTTGGTATTGGAGAAGAACAATTCTGGTATGGACAAGTCTTACGTTGTTCATGCTAGAGTTGATGTTCATTCTAGTTTTCTGTAAACCCTTGTTAAAACCAAGAGGGAGGCCTGGAGTTGTATCCTCCAATAGGGTTTCTGATCTGAATAACATTGTTTCATGGCGCAAAACCGGGCGAGATTAA